The Desulfobulbaceae bacterium genome contains the following window.
AAGAACCTCACAGTAATGGCCCATTCGGATCGTGTGCTGTGCCGTCTCATTATCACGAAACTCAGCAGCCTTAGCCAAACGAATAATTGTCTCTTCGCGGGAGTTACGAATTTCGACATCTGCAAGCTGTAACTTCTTGGTGCGCTCATAGACCAGCGCCTCAAGCCCATCACTGTAGAGATGGTTCTCTATCTCAAGCTCGCGCCTGCGCAAGGCATTTGAGATATTAATCAATAGTTCATTGCGCTCAAACGGCTTAATAATATAGCCGTATGCCCCGAGTTCCAGAGTGTTGACAGCCACTTTCCGGTCATCAACAGCAGTGGCCATTAGAACTGCAATGTTTCTATCCACTAGAAAAACTTCACGCAGGAGATCGATCCCTGTTTTATTAGGCATATTGATATCAGATATTATAAGGGAATATTCTTCCTTACCAAGAAGCTCCAAAGCTTCATCAACTCCCGAAGCCGTTTGGGTATCATATCCATCTGCCATGATAATCTGTGAGATGAGCTCGCGAATAGGTTCTTCATCGTCAACTATTAGAATTTTTTTGGTCGTATTACGATCAGCCATATAAATACTTTTTATCGTGAAGTTGTGTAGGCTTTGCTGTTTATAAAATTTCACAAAACAGTAATAAAAGTAACAATGAGTGCAAGCTATAAAACTAATGGCACTGAGGCCAACTCTTCAGCGCCATTTTCTTATTCTATGAGTTCAGGCAAAGCTTGTCAAAGATATTGATTTTTTTTTTGTATTTTTTTTACTGAAACCCTTCTTCCATACTCATCCGATTTACAGCTGGATGCTTTAACAGTCAGAAATATTTTGGCTCTCCTAACATCAGAACTCTTGATCTGCGGGAATGGCCGGTGGCACCATAAACAGATTTTTTTTGCAAATATCTATCCGGCGGGCCTGCCGGCAAGCTCATAAACAAGAAGTAGATCCGTACCAGGATAAATCACCTTTGCCTCATTAAGTTTATCGAATAATTTTTCCAATTCTCGATTCGCTGCCGGCCTTGACGCACTGTATACGCGAATTTTCAATTTCTTCTTTTCTGGCTCTGATGGAAACTAAGAGGGACACTTCCCATATTTGTTGTTGCACTCCGCACCCCGACTTGGTCGCCCTGCTTTTTTCACCCTGATCTTACGGTTCAGTTCATTTTCTATGGTATCGATAAAGCTCTCCTTGCTAAGCGTAACTTTGCGGATGGCGTCATTTTATGTCAGTTTTCATCGTCAAAAAAGACCACCGAACGGTTATTGCCACGCAGGGTGATGTGATGGGGATTCCCAGGGGCTATGATGCGGGCGATTCTTGGCATGTGGGGAAGGTAACTTGAAACAGAACAGGAGTGAAGAAATATGGGAAGTGTCCCTTTTCATCCAAAACGAAGTTCAGTCAACTTTTCACTTACACAATCACCTAACAACACGAAAACCCGGATAGCCAACTTTATAAACAGATGCGCGCACAATCAATTATTAAAAGCATAATCGGTCATTTGCTTGCGGTACAAACCATTCTCTATCCCCGGCGGCCTGGTTCAATCTATCTTTAATCTTGGCAAGATTACTTCTTCTCTCCAAAACATTCACATGAACGACTGCCAGACGCTTACATTTTACAGCACGGGCAAAATCGACAACATGAGCACTACTGCAGTGGCCTGGAATACTATCTTCAAATGAATAACACTCATGGACAACTAAATCACAATCCTGAGCCAATGCCACAGACGATGCGGTGGGACGCCCATCCCCGCTGTAAAAAAGCGCCTTCCCCTGACAACTAACCCGCACTGCCATAGCTGGCTGAGAATGATCAACAAGTGCGGCAGAGAGTTCAAACTCACCAATTGATGCGAGGTCTCCTGAACACATTTCAACGCACTCCACGTCAAACGAAAATTTTTTTCGACATAGAGGATATGCCATTTCCATAATCGCATCAAACTTGGCAGTTACTCCCTGCGGGCCATAAATATGTACCTCCCCCGCCCTTTTCATCGCATTCATTTGCAACAGCAGTAAAGGCAAGCCAAAAATATGATCACCATGAAAATGCGAGATCCATATCCCTTGTAACTCTTCAGGATCAGAACATTGGCCAAAATATTGATGTGCAGTCGTAAAACCGCAATCCAAAAGAAGCCCAGCCCTTCTCTTTGAATCAAAAACCAGAATTGAGGTATTGGGTTCAACAGGGTCACAGGCTTCACCAACACCAAGAAACAGTGCTTCCATCGATTAATCCTTTATGATCTTACGTTTATTCGGTATAGTGAGCTCTTGCCCTTTGAACCTCACCCAGCATCGCTGGGAGGATAAGACCTTTTTAGTTCAAAATCAATTTTATGCCTCTTTGGACTGTGCATTACAACGACACTTTTTCACCGATGTTATAACGAAGGGTGTTAACACGAGTAGCCATTAATGACTAATTGTAAAAATTTCTCGCCCAAACAGCAGCTACTTTACGCCAAATATCAGGCTCTGACGCGCTTTGCCAAAGTGGTTATGCAGTTAAGCGCCATTATCAGTGAGCCAACAACTGTCTCATCGTTGCTCCGCTGTTTGTACCGCTGCTCAATTGATACCGGCGTTAATCGCCAGAATTTTTCCCGTGAAATTCATAAATCAATTGAGTTACTCATATCGACTGAGCTTCTGAACAGTAAGCACGAATGCAACACCAGTATGGTTGAGATTATCTGTAGAGAAGCAGTGCACGAAAACTTCTTCAAGGCTCTGTCGGCAGCTGTAAAACAAGAGTTTATTGATACGATTACCAACGAACCAATCAAGAGCTCTTCTCCTGATTCAATATCCCGTGAGCTCCGAATCGATCTCTACAACAGCGACATCGACTCATTCCACAAACATCTCATAGGCTATTATCAAAAAAATCCTTCAGAGGAACATCCCATTGCGGCCATTTGCAATAATCCCTTTTCTGATACTTGGTTTGCAACACTGCCGGATCACGTCCAGCTTCTTGCCCTCAACGAAATACTTAAAGATGCCATTAATCAACTTAAACCAATTCACGATGTCCTTGCCTACCTGAAAACCCCTTCGCCTACTGGCGCCCCGGCTCCTATTTCACGCCACAGCTCTTTTTCCTATCTTTATATCTCGGCGTTATTGTTTCAGGGTGAGTCTGATGATGCCAGTAAATTTCTTGCAGATATCGCAGAACACGGACAAGCCTTTGGTCTTGATGGCTGGATCAAATTTATTCAGGGAGACATAAATGGCGCACGCACTTCATTTGAAACAGATATTGCTGCCCTAAAGACGGCAAACAACAACCAGCAGGCCTATTTCACCGGTTTTGAAGGAGTTATCTACTGTTTTGCCCACCTGCACGATGCAAAGGAGTTTCGCTTAAACTTTCTTCGAGAACTACAGATTTCATTAGACCATTTACAACCGGGTAATAATTTTAGACATACGTATGACACCATATATCAGATTGCGGATCTACAGGAAAGCCCATCCGAACATTTCACTGTGTTCAGTGATGCCTTTACTGATCCAACCAGCATTGACTGCCTGGTCACCGCCCTAGGGTCATTTTGGATTGAAAGTCGGCTCTCTCCGGCATTACAAATTAAGGCCGCCAACTTCTTCGAGGCCGCCCAAAAATCTGGTTTTAAGTGGATTGCCCGTGAATTTGCTGAAATTCTTTACCGCACAACCAGAGAACCGCAATACAAAAACTTCTTGAGCGATTTCAACGCAACCCACAAAGGCCAACCCCTGGTAGACTCGATTTC
Protein-coding sequences here:
- a CDS encoding response regulator: MADRNTTKKILIVDDEEPIRELISQIIMADGYDTQTASGVDEALELLGKEEYSLIISDINMPNKTGIDLLREVFLVDRNIAVLMATAVDDRKVAVNTLELGAYGYIIKPFERNELLINISNALRRRELEIENHLYSDGLEALVYERTKKLQLADVEIRNSREETIIRLAKAAEFRDNETAQHTIRMGHYCEVLARKSGLNAVFCEQIRIASPLHDVGKIGIPDTILLKPGALTKEEFDTIKTHSEIGYRILKGSTSELLNLGASIARTHHEKVGGGGYPLGLVGDTIPIEGRISAICDVFDALTSDRVYKAAMSTEKATEILREGRGTHFDATLLDRFLDSLDEILVLKVKFSDN
- a CDS encoding ribonuclease Z — protein: MEALFLGVGEACDPVEPNTSILVFDSKRRAGLLLDCGFTTAHQYFGQCSDPEELQGIWISHFHGDHIFGLPLLLLQMNAMKRAGEVHIYGPQGVTAKFDAIMEMAYPLCRKKFSFDVECVEMCSGDLASIGEFELSAALVDHSQPAMAVRVSCQGKALFYSGDGRPTASSVALAQDCDLVVHECYSFEDSIPGHCSSAHVVDFARAVKCKRLAVVHVNVLERRSNLAKIKDRLNQAAGDREWFVPQANDRLCF